The Podospora bellae-mahoneyi strain CBS 112042 chromosome 7, whole genome shotgun sequence genome includes a window with the following:
- a CDS encoding hypothetical protein (BUSCO:EOG09263W48; EggNog:ENOG503P02Z; COG:S), producing the protein MAKKRGRLQDALKSAISQQKQKPSQPQGPPSKKQKTSQNRPQQQQQSNKPKKKHHQPSQSAPIIPFTPTDTILLLGEADLSFSASLSSHHKCTALTSTVFEPSLPALQEKYPHVEKNISLLLSSPNAHPNSPPNNNKLLYNIDATKLSLKTQSFSRIIFNFPHIGGKSKDVNRQVRANQEMLVGFFRRALLHLAPRGKIIVTLFEGEPYTLWNIRDLARHAGLEVERSFRFQAGAYPGYAHARTLGVVRNKKTGEVSERAWKGERRESRSFVFVRKGEGEKPGQGQGKKRKQEEEESEEEEEEESEEEEEEEFEGWGESGEEEEKEEDADEEDEGSSGDEVDGDEEEDGDEASDDETAPKETQG; encoded by the coding sequence ATGGCTAAGAAACGCGGCCGCCTCCAAGACGCCCTCAAATCAGCCATCTCccagcaaaaacaaaaaccatctcagcctcaaggtcccccctccaagaaacagaaaaccTCCCAAAATcgcccccaacaacaacaacaatccAATAAACCCAAGAAaaaacaccatcaaccctcccaatccgcccccatcatcccctttACCCCAAccgacaccatcctcctcctagGCGAAGCCgacctctccttctccgcctccctaTCCTCCCACCACAAATGCACCGCCCTaacctccaccgtcttcgaaccctccctccccgccctccaagAAAAATACCCCCACGTCGAGAAAaacatctccctcctcctatcctccccaaacgctcacccaaactccccaccaaacaacaacaaactaCTCTACAACATCGACGCCACCAAACTCTCCCTCAAAACCCAATCCTTCTCCCGCATAATCTTCAACTTTCCCCACATCGGCGGCAAGTCAAAAGATGTCAACCGACAAGTGAGAGCGAATCAGGAGATGCTGGTTGGTTTTTTCCGCCGGGCTCTACTCCATTTGGCGCCAAGGGGAAAGATTATCGTCACGTTGTTTGAGGGGGAGCCGTATACCTTGTGGAATATCCGTGACCTGGCGCGACATGCcgggttggaggtggagaggagcTTCAGGTTTCAGGCGGGAGCGTACCCGGGTTATGCGCATGCTAGGacgttgggggtggtgaggaacaagaagacgggggaggtgagcgagagggcttggaagggggagaggagggagagcaggagttttgtttttgtgaggaagggggagggggagaagccTGGACAAGGGcaggggaagaaaaggaagcaggaggaggaggaaagtgaggaagaggaggaggaggaaagtgaggaagaggaggaggaggagtttgaggggtggggggaaagcggtgaggaggaggagaaggaggaggatgctgatgaggaggatgaagggtCGTCCGGTGATGAagtcgatggtgatgaagaagaagatggggatgaagccagtgatgatgagacaGCACCAAAAGAAACCCAGGGTTAA
- a CDS encoding hypothetical protein (EggNog:ENOG503PYNB) produces MVKFTTAVALIALTMAPAALAKNCKGSLMYCGRGLLNKGNYYDQIIEALQGSGQPTDSAHINNSLFFCKSDGNIIFQAFCRTSGCINGGADHSDYC; encoded by the exons ATGGTCAAattcaccaccgccgtcgcCCTTATCGCCCTCACCATGGCCCCGGCCGCTCTTGCCAAAAACTGCAAGGGTAGCCTGATGTACTGCGGACGCGGACTGCTTAACAAGG GCAACTACTATGACCAAATCATCGAGGCTCTCCAGGGCTCTGGCCAGCCGACTGATTCTGCCCATATCAATAACTCCTTGTTCTTTTGCAAGAGTGATGGAAACATCATTTTCCAGGCCTTTTGCCGGACTAGCGGGTGCATCAATGGTGGTGCTGATCACAGTGATTACTGCTAG
- a CDS encoding hypothetical protein (EggNog:ENOG503P365; COG:S), whose translation MVNTQSHVYPRPAHPRQAWQPERAGLMPAPGDGRYLAPDSVRTVPPATVGRALREVCHINHKNFFLAVTLENGEHAFFSGPENVDAVDASRMFHMNIFLQYQQGIPPHASRETGPLQGDYSGNDLYYAHAVGPYGRHDRGYDHDEFDHGAASQRRKRPRRARAPRSLEEEEVATVTAGSRKTTIMIGDSDVVRAFYERRFRLCHQILCRCIAKAFVKLMEPKKQTNHPYTKGQEAAPRWWPNDYGPNRVLLRHKEPDHIKKEERVHLLTHILRMLTEPNHKQHEDIRSQHLTVAKLEEAAMDAAASFFNASGENMKKKLWLKEAFKVAKAEEKLKRGEIDPTTQIFVTADNHEPEDDDDDGHEAEYERVKREEDTGDAPDPIARTMSVQSYGSDMAMRDAHPGPAIVHTDLAPTQQNYVEGVSLTVGGPSHLASPMQEVDNSRRAMYGSAADFGGSTGPATLYPTQWQHNPAAQTTASGMYTYTQAQPAHTSHGYPTHEQAPSLQPQSYLTSGYETLPGSHTLYRNNSYLSPTGRFPRDGSQ comes from the exons ATGGTTAATACTCAAAGCCATGTCTATCCCCGACCTGCTCATCCAAGGCAAGCGTGGCAACCAGAAAGAGCCGGTCTGATGCCGGCTCCAGGGGATGGCCGTTACCTGGCACCAGATTCTGTCAGAACAGTGCCTCCTGCA ACAGTTGGCAGAGCGTTGCGAGAAGTCTgccacatcaaccacaaaaACTTCTTTCTTGCAGTTACCCTCGAGAATGGCGAGCACGCTTTTTTTTCCGGTCCAGAGAATGTCGATGCGGTAGATGCTAGCAGGATGTTCCACATGAACATCTTTCTGCAGTATCAGCAAGGAATACCCCCACACGCATCAA GAGAGACTGGCCCTCTTCAGGGAGATTATTCTGGTAATGATCTCTATTATGCGCATGCTGTAGGCCCATACGGTCGTCACGACAGAGGATATGATCATGACGAGTTTGATCATGGCGCTGCCTCCCAACGCAGGAAACGCCCACGACGGGCCAGAGCACCACGgtcgttggaggaggaggaggttgctaCTGTCACTGCCGGGTCGAGGAAGACCACCATCATGATTGGAGATTCGGATGTTGTGCGGGCCTTTTATGAACGTCGTTTTCGGCTCTGTCACCAGATCCTCTGCCGGTGCATCGCCAAGGCCTTTGTGAAGCTCATGGAGCCCAAAAAGCAGACGAACCATCCTTATACAAAGGGTCAAGAGGCGGCACCAAGGTGGTGGCCGAATGACTATGGTCCTAACAGAGTGCTTTTGAGGCACAAGGAACCGGATCACATCAAGAAAGAAG AGCGTGTGCACCTGCTGACCCATATCCTCCGCATGCTTACTGAGCCGAATCATAAGCAACACGAGGACATTCGGTCGCAACATCTGACTGTggccaagctggaggaggctgctaTGGATGCTGCCGCCTCTTTCTTCAATGCCTCGGGGGAGAACATGAAGAAGAAACTGTGGCTCAAGGAGGCATTTAAGGTAGCAAAGGCGGAAGAGAAGCTCAAGAGGGGTGAGATCG accccaccacccaaatcTTCGTGACGGCGGACAACCACGAgcccgaggacgacgacgacgatgggcATGAGGCCGAATACGAGCGAGTCAAGCGTGAGGAGGATACCGGTGATGCCCCGGACCCCATCGCCCGAACCATGTCTGTCCAGAGCTACGGAAGCGACATGGCGATGCGCGATGCTCATCCCGGTCCCGCAATCGTGCATACCGATTTGGCACCAACACAGCAAAACTATGTGGAAGGAGTTTCCCTGACGGTTGGCGGGCCATCTCATCTGGCCAGTCCAATGCAAGAGGTTGACAACAGCCGCCGAGCCATGTACGGATCTGCTGCCGATTTTGGAGGATCGACCGGACCGGCGACGCTGTATCCAACTCAGTGGCAACACAATCCGGCGGCTCAGACGACGGCGTCGGGGATGTATACATACACGCAAGCGCAACCGGCACATACATCGCACGGTTATCCAACTCATGAGCAAGCCCCGTCTTTGCAGCCCCAATCCTATTTGACGTCGGGATATGAGACGCTGCCGGGTTCTCACACTCTATATCGTAATAACAGTTACCTATCGCCAACGGGGAGGTTTCCCAGAGACGGGTCACAGTAG
- the YCF1_1 gene encoding ATP-binding cassette glutathione S-conjugate transporter ycf1 (EggNog:ENOG503NXEW; COG:Q) has translation MQGSLGVEGLSHPQSTSRAIRQSSNNWEIANGQTPSLGLFIYRSNLSQGQRQLVSLARAMLTPSNILVLDEATAAVDVQTDALLQNTLRGPLFANRTIITVAHRINTILDSDRVVVLERGEVVEFDTPERLIEKRGVFYGLVREAGLAEE, from the exons ATGCAAGGATCATTGGGGGTAGAGGGGTTATCACACCCACAATCTACCAGCAGGGCGATAAGGCAGAGCAGCAACAACTGGGA AATCGCCAACGGTCAAACGCCAAGTTTGGGCCTTTTCATTTACC gATCCAACCTATCCCAAGGCCAACGCCAACTAGTCTCCCTTGCAAGAGCCATGCTCACCCCGTCTAACATTTTGGTTTTGGACGAAGCCACTGCCGCGGTGGACGTCCAGACTGATGCGCTGCTGCAGAACACGCTGAGGGGGCCGTTGTTTGCGAACAGGACGATTATCACTGTGGCGCACAGGATTAATACTATTTTGGATAGTGATAGAGtcgtggtgttggagaggggggaggtggtggagtttgatACGCCCGAGAGGTTGAtagagaagaggggggtgtttTATGGGTTGGTTAGGgaggcggggttggcggaggagtaA
- the YCF1_2 gene encoding ATP-binding cassette glutathione S-conjugate transporter ycf1 (EggNog:ENOG503NXEW; COG:Q), which translates to MDEAVARFGDGLQQVLSPQPQQSSQKILFETGSFTGYHSLSSGFGHGYLSAESTLRQPLCGNEEGWGPLSPFRWDFTPCFIDVWVASVAAFGIIAGSLAIGWLIKWRKPNPVSKDWHFWTKQVLLGLIIANVAVQLAFQIISYPAIWYGDFRVYTTVATIVSLGVIFTIQWLEHERLRNANGVVLFYWLFLIIALSVKLRSLISQQIFASNLPYFVTYCVGFGLSIAEFFFEWLWPKKNSTYEALVDEEECPVEYATVFSLLTFSWMTPLMKYGYSTFLTEEDLWGLSKTDTTKATGEAFATSWEHQLKTRKNPSIWLALIRAYGGPYMLAALFKIGNDISQFTQPQLLKYLLSFVDSWNLPGVERQPVIKGASIALGMFAIAVFQTTMIHQYFQLAFVTGMRIKGGLTSAIYKKSLRLSNEGRKSKTTGDIVNYMAVDAQRLQDLTQFAQQLWSAPFQIIICLASLYQLVGWSMLAGVGVMIVMIPINGMIAKFMKNLQKKQMKNKDARSRLIAEIVNNMKSIKLYAWGAAFMNRLNYIRNDQELKNLRRIGAGQAFANFTWSSTPFLVSCSTFAVFVFSGDKPLTTDIVFPCLALFNLLTFPLAVLPMVITSIIEASVAVGRLTSFLTAEEIQPDAVIVKPAAEELGEETVTIRDASFSWNRHENKDVLHDVNFSAHKGELSCIVGRVGAGKSSFLQSVLGDLWKVKGDVEIRGSIAYVSQTSWIMNATVKENIIFGYRYDSNFYERTVKACALLDDFAQLPDGDETVVGERGISLSGGQKARVALARAVYARADIYLMDDCLSAVDSHVGRHIIDNVLGPKGLLSSKTRILATNSIPVLIQSDYICMLKDGEIAEKGTYRQLVAMKGLVFDLIKTAGQDSSGPSSQSVSPTDSGSETSTIIDAEGSSQEKDTIEEAQEGLSTLQSIKPGPSQSSPSKPKARTGSNTTLRRASAASFRGPRGKLTDEENPSRTKQAKEHSEQGKVKWSVYTEYAKTANLAAVGVYLITLIAAQTAGIGGNLWLKSWSDENTKNGSNLNAGRYLGFYLVFGVGAAALTVVQTLVLWIFCSIEASRKLHERMATAIFRSPMSFFDVTPAGRILNRFSSDIYRVDEVIARTFNMLFNNLAKSAFTLVMISVTVPPFIALIVPLSAMYIFIQRYYLRTSRELKRLDSVSRSPIYAHFQESLGGVSTIRAYRQQERFEVDNEWRVDANLRAYFPSISANRWLAVRLEFIGAVVILAAAGFAVMSVVNGSGLSAGWVGFAMSYALQITTSLNWIVRQTVEVETNIVSVERVLEYAQLPSEAPEIVHRNRPPVSWPARGEVEFNNYSTRYREGLDLVLKNINLDIKSHEKIGVVGRTGAGKSSLTLALFRIIEPDTGNITIDGLNTSSIGLLDLRRRLAIIPQDAALFEGTVRDNLDPGHVHDDTELWSVLEHARLKDHVASMEGGLEAKIHEGGKHHIFSHVVFPIVLCAFYRLFAFPHLCYCATLSVSVLLPALRHGGGAFAASCMCCCHTIFFGNTFS; encoded by the exons ATGGACGAGGCCGTGGCTCgctttggtgatggcctgCAGCAGGTCTTATCACCGCAACCGCAACAGTCGTCGCAAAAGATTCTCTTTGAGACCGGATCGTTTACAGGATACCATTCCCTCTCTTCTGGGTTTGGCCATGGGTATCTGAGCGCGGAAAGTACTTTGAGACAGCCGTTATGTGGAAATGAAGAAGGTTGGGGTCCCTTGAGCCCCTTTCGATGGGACTTTACGCCTTGCTTTATCGATGTCTGGGTGGCTTCTGTTGCTGCATTTGGAATCATTGCTGGGTCATTGGCCATCGGGTGGTTGATCAAATGGAGGAAACCAAACCCAGTTTCCAAGGATTGGCACTTTTGGACCAAGCAG GTATTGCTCGgtctcatcatcgccaacgTTGCGGTTCAACTTGCGTTCCAAATCATCAGTTATCCCGCTATCTGGTACGGCGACTTTAGAGTGTACACAACCGTCGCAACTATCGTGTCTCTCGGTGTGATTTTCACCATTCAATGGCTCGAGCACGAAAGACTGCGAAACGCCAACGGTGTCGTCCTCTTCTACTGGCTATTTCTTATCATCGCCCTCTCCGTCAAACTTCGATCTCTGATCTCGCAGCAGATCTTTGCCAGCAACCTGCCCTACTTTGTCACCTATTGCGTCGGCTTTGGCCTTTCGATTGCCGAGTTTTTCTTTGAGTGGTTGTGGCCCAAGAAGAACTCTACATACGAGGCTCTGGTAGACGAAGAGGAGTGTCCCGTGGAATACGCCACTGTCTTTTCCCTTCTTACCTTCTCGTGGATGACGCCACTTATGAAGTACGGTTACTCGACTTTCCTGACAGAGGAGGATCTTTGGGGTCTTTCCAAGACAGATACTACAAAGGCCACGGGTGAGGCATTTGCCACTTCCTGGGAGCACCAACTCAAGACTCGCAAGAACCCGTCGATTTGGTTGGCGCTTATTCGTGCTTATGGTGGTCCTTATATGCTCGCTGCTCTGTTCAAAATTGGCAACGATATCTCGCAGTTTACCCAGCCCCAGCTGTTGAAGTATCTGCTCTCTTTTGTCGACTCCTGGAACCTTCCTGGCGTGGAGCGCCAGCCCGTCATCAAGGGCGCATCGATCGCTCTGGGTATGTTTGCTATCGCTGTCTTCCAGACCACCATGATCCACCAGTATTTCCAGCTTGCTTTCGTTACCGGTATGAGGATCAAGGGTGGCTTGACCTCGGCAATCTACAAGAAGTCATTGAGACTTTCGAACGAGGGCCGCAAGAGCAAGACCACTGGAGACATTGTCAACTATATGGCGGTGGACGCCCAGCGGCTGCAGGATCTTACGCAGTTCGCCCAGCAGCTGTGGTCTGCCCCTTTCCAGATTATCATCTGCTTGGCCTCACTATACCAGCTCGTCGGATGGTCTATGCTTGCGGGTGTTGGTGTCATGATCGTCATGATTCCGATCAATGGTATGATTGCAAAGTTCATGAAGAATTTGCAAAAGAAGCAAATGAAGAACAAGGACGCCAGGAGTCGACTCATTGCCGAGATTGTGAACAACATGAAGAGCATCAAGTTGTATGCCTGGGGTGCGGCCTTTATGAACAGGCTCAACTACATCAGAAACGATCAGGAGCTCAAGAACCTGCGCAGAATTGGTGCTGGCCAGGCCTTTGCCAACTTTACATGGTCCTCGACACCCTTCTTGGTGTCCTGCTCGACATTTGCGGTGTTTGTCTTCTCTGGCGACAAGCCCCTGACCACCGACATCGTCTTCCCCTGCTTGG CCCTCTTTAACCTTCTCACTTTCCCTCTGGCGGTTCTACCCATGGTCATTACCTCCATTATCGAAGCCAGTGTTGCTGTCGGTCGCCTTACCTCGTTCCTCACCGCCGAAGAGATCCAGCCTGATGCTGTTATTGTCAAGCCAGCAGCTGAAGAGCTCGGCGAGGAGACTGTCACCATTCGCGATGCTTCCTTTTCCTGGAACCGCCACGAAAACAAGGACGTCTTGCACGATGTCAATTTCTCTGCTCACAAGGGAGAGCTGTCCTGCATCGTAGGCCGTGTCGGAGCAGGCAAGAGCTCTTTCCTGCAGAGTGTCCTTGGCGACCTCTGGAAGGTCAAGGGCGATGTTGAGATCAGAGGCTCAATCGCCTACGTCAGCCAGACCTCTTGGATCATGAATGCTACTGTCAAGGAAAACATCATCTTCGGCTATCGTTATGACTCCAATTTCTACGAAAGGACCGTCAAGGCCTGCGCTTTGCTCGATGACTTTGCTCAGCTTCCTGACGGCGACGAAACCGTGGTGGGAGAGCGCGGCATTTCTCTCAGCGGTGGCCAAAAGGCCCGTGTCGCCTTAGCCAGAGCTGTTTACGCGAGAGCTGATATTTACTTAATGGACGACTGCCTATCCGCTGTGGACTCTCACGTCGGACGTCACATTATCGATAACGTCCTTGGCCCCAAGGGTCTTCTGAGTTCCAAAACGAGAATCCTCGCCACGAACTCGATTCCAGTCTTGATCCAATCTGACTACATTTGCATGCTCAAGGATGGCGAGATCGCCGAGAAGGGAACCTACAGGCAGCTTGTTGCTATGAAGGGCTTGGTCTTTGATCTTATCAAAACCGCTGGCCAAGACAGCTCTGGGCCGAGCTCCCAATCTGTATCTCCCACAGACAGCGGCAGCGAAACATCTACCATCATTGATGCCGAGGGCAGCAGCCAAGAAAAAGATACTATCGAGGAAGCCCAGGAAGGGTTGAGTACGCTCCAGTCTATCAAACCAGGTCCCAGTCAATCGTCCCCCTCGAAACCCAAGGCTAGGACgggcagcaacaccaccctcagACGTGCCAGTGCCGCCAGCTTCAGAGGCCCAAGGGGCAAGCTCACCGACGAGGAGAACCCTAGCAGGACCAAGCAGGCAAAGGAGCACTCCGAACAGGGCAAAGTCAAGTGGTCAG TTTACACCGAGTATGCCAAAACTGCTAATCTCGCAGCCGTTGGTGTCTACCTGATTACACTCATCGCTGCTCAAACTGCGGGAATTG GCGGGAATCTGTGGCTCAAGAGCTGGTCAGACGAGAACACCAAGAACGGCTCCAATCTCAATGCTGGCAGGTATCTTGGCTTCTATCTCGTGTTCGGCGTCGGCGCTGCCGCCCTTACCGTGGTGCAAACGCTTGTTCTTTGGATCTTCTGCTCTATTGAG GCATCGAGAAAGTTGCACGAGAGGATGGCAACGGCGATCTTCAGGTCGCCCATGTCCTTTTTCGACGTCACACCGGCCGGCCGCATTCTCAATAGGTTCTCAAG TGACATCTATCGTGTCGACGAGGTGATTGCCCGGACCTTCAACATGTTGTTCAACAACCTGGCAAAGTCCGCCTTCACGCTAGTCATGATCTCGGTCACTGTACCTCCCTTCATTGCCCTGATCGTTCCCCTCAGCGCCATGTACATCTTCATCCAGCGGTACTACCTGCGCACATCTCGTGAGCTCAAGAGACTTGACAGCGTGAGCCGAAGTCCTATCTATGCGCACTTTCAAGAGTCACTCGGCGGTGTCTCGACCATCCGAGCGTACCGTCAGCAGGAGAGGTTCGAGGTCGATAACGAGTGGAGGGTAGATGCCAATTTGCGAGCTTACTTCCCCTCCATCAGTGCCAACAGATGGTTGGCGGTGAGACTCGAGTTTATTGGCGCCGTAGTGATTCTGGCCGCCGCTGGCTTCGCCGTCATGTCGGTCGTCAATGGCAGCGGGCTGTCGGCaggatgggttggttttgCCATGTCTTATGCCCTGCAGATTACCACGTCCCTCAACTGGATCGTCCGTCAGACGGTCGAGGTCGAGACCAACATTGTGTCTGTAGAGCGCGTGCTTGAATATGCCCAGCTGCCAAGCGAGGCCCCTGAAATCGTTCATCGCAATCGGCCGCCTGTCAGTTGGCCGGCCCGCGGCGAAGTTGAGTTCAACAACTACAGCACTCGTTACCGCGAGGGTCTTGATTTGGTTCTCAAGAACATTAACCTGGACATCAAGTCGCACGAGAAGATTGGTGTCGTGGGACGTACCGGAGCCGGTAAATCCTCGCTGACCCTAGCCCTCTTCAGGATCATCGAGCCCGACACgggcaacatcaccatcgatGGCCTCAACACCTCAAGCATTGGCCTCTTGGATCTCAGACGTCGCCTGGCCATCATCCCTCAGGACGCCGCTCTATTCGAGGGCACCGTCCGggacaacctcgaccccGGCCACGTCCACGATGACACCGAACTCTGGAGTGTTCTCG AACATGCCCGGCTAAAGGACCACGTCGCTTCCATGGAGGGTGGTTTGGAGGCTAAGATTCACGAAGGAGGTAAGCACCACATATTTTCCCACGTGGTTTTCCCTATTGTTCTCTGCGCTTTCTATCGGCTTTTCGCTTTCCCGCACTTGTGTTATTGTGCAACCCTCAGTGTTAGTGTTCTGCTGCCCGCTCTTCGGCATGGTGGCGGCGCGTTCGCGGCTAGCTGCATGTGCTGCTGCCACACCATATTCTTTGGGAACACATTTTCTTGA
- a CDS encoding hypothetical protein (EggNog:ENOG503P1R9; COG:S) yields the protein MTLEKAPPPSPSILESMPCSTPPQRSPSPPPTYNESDSIPLESLSPTGQSTTPKPPISPSLPPLKIPSQSQLPTLLFISILFLAFFPSLFHTLWTLPFSFLFPSHHNTPTSYHSPPSAVAMWTQKQFTLPSRSRGSYLITDTIIKELPEIKNYKVGLLNLFIQHTSCALSLNENWDEDVRADMSDALDKIVPEQGPKGEALYRHDAEGLDDMPAHVKSALIGASVTIPIKDGKLCTGTWQGIWYLEFRAAKHSRRVVATIQGEKA from the exons ATGACGTTGGAGAaagcccctcctccttcaccatccATTCTAGAAAGCATGCCTTgctcgacaccaccacaacgctcaccatcaccaccaccaacataCAACGAAAGCGATTCTATCCCCCTGgaatccctctccccaaccgGCCaatccacaacccccaaaccaccTATTTCCCCATCTCTACCCCCCCTGAAAatcccctcccaatcccaactccccaccctcctcttcatctccatcctcttcctagcgttcttcccctccctcttccacacCCTCTGgaccctccccttctccttcctcttcccctcccaccacaacaccccCACAAGCTaccactcccccccctcagcAGTAGCAATGTGGACCCAAAAACaattcaccctcccctcccgctctCGCGGCTCATACCTCATCAccgacaccatcatcaaggaACTCCCCGAGATCAAAAACTACAAAGTGGGCTTGTTGAACCTGTTTATCCAGCACACCTCCTGCGCGTTGAGTCTGAATGAGAATTGGGACGAGGATGTCAGGGCGGATATGAGTGATGCGTTGGATAAGATTGTGCCGGAGCAAGGGCCGAAGGGGGAGGCGCTTTATAGGCATGATGCTGAGG GGCTGGATGACATGCCTGCTCATGTCAAGAGTGCTTTGATTGGGGCTAGTGTTACTATTCCGATCAAGGATGGGAAACTG TGCACCGGAACGTGGCAGGGGATCTGGTATCTCGAGTTTAGAGCCGCCAAGCATAGTCGCCGGGTTGTTGCTACGATACAGGGCGAGAAGGCTTGa
- a CDS encoding hypothetical protein (EggNog:ENOG503PZXI; COG:S) — MTKFELLRVRKHNPNPSPFQLDGNSKTDRSQRESIKSNLWESTSDAYSGSKGEPVAPNFKIPSLIYYCYSVQRNFSPINVPVTSYLSEKEYTARWRPSRNTPSYTQTQLCSSQRRLYQPEKEQGELESETASTPEHPVYSQATTVPEPIPQHPDFSTEAIFAEMSWLSPYWKSLLAPLCEPELTACKPQSTLVQQIENDEMILAMKTECLDSLKEYVPTTQMYDTRYFLETFVHHLPLEGGKNLMKKIIKFSVTPEKLQQLRNFLAGTILKPGMSRILRFMGLFERLLTIMLKFNLPTNPKLTMASRDSASRKKQEDLETSCLKRDGYHCVLRGAYQEQYFMTQLSAHEKTRQYWEEHTVAHILPHVLGEFDENNVEEAEDAIMLAKYLPFNDFRFGFEPTREPHTYRVHVFESGIGHYQLSMEPRSVTFRQNDARNPVPLPDPDLLRVHYALGKMFNLSQENTCV; from the exons ATGACGAAGTTTGAGTTATTGAGAGTGAGAAAgcataaccctaacccttccCCTTTTCAACTTGATGGAAACTCCAAGACAGACAGAAGCCAGAGGGAAAGTATAAAGAGTAATTTGTGGGAAAGCACCTCTGATGCCTACAGCGGGTCCAAAGGAGAACCGGTGGCACCAAACTTTAAAATTCCAAGTTTGATTTATTATTGCTACTCTGTTCAGAGAAACTTCTCCCCGATTAACGTTCCAGTAACATCCTACCTATCTGAAAAGGAATACACAGCAAGATGGCGCCCATCTCGCAACACTCCTTCGTATACACAGACACAATTGTGTTCCAGTCAACGGCGGTTATAT CAACCGGAGAAAGAGCAAGGCGAGCTCGAATCCGAAACAGCCTCCACTCCGGAACATCCAGTATATTCGCAGGCAACCACTGTGCCCGAGCCCATTCCGCAACATCCCGACTTCTCGACGGAGGCCATTTTTGCCGAAATGAGTTGGCTTTCTCCCTACTGGAAGTCCCTGTTGGCCCCCTTGTGCGAGCCCGAGCTGACCGCGTGCAAGCCTCAATCGACATTGGTCCAGCAGATTGAAAATGACGAGATGATTCTTGCAATGAAGACTGAATGCCTAGACTCTCTGAAGGAATATGTACCAACCACGCAGATGTATGATACAAGATACTTCTTGGAGACCTTTGTCCACCATTTACCTCTCGAGGGAGGTAAGAATCTCATGAAGAAGATCATCAAGTTCTCCGTGACTCCCGAAAAGCTGCAACAGCTAAGAAATTTTCTTGCGGGCACGATTCTCAAGCCAGGTATGTCTAGGATCTTGAGGTTTATGGGCTTATTTGAAAGGTTATTGACAATTATGCTCAAATTCAACCTGCCGACCAATCCAAAGTTGACCATGGCATCG AGAGATTCCGCCTCAAGAAAGAAGCAGGAAGATCTTGAAACGTCTTGTTTAAAGCGGGATGGGTACCACTGTGTACTGAGAGGGGCTTATCAGGAACAGTACTTCATGACCCAACTGTCCGCACATGAGAAGACGAGACAGTATTGGGAGGAGCACACTGTGGCACACATATTGCCACACGTACTTGGGGAATTTGACGAGAATAACGTTGAAGAG GCGGAAGATGCCATCATGCTAGCCAAATACCTGCCGTTCAACGACTTCCGGTTTGGGTTTGAACCAACACGCGAG CCTCACACCTATCGCGTGCATGTCTTCGAGAGCGGTATTGGCCACTATCAGCTGAGCATGGAACCTCGAAGCGTCACCTTTAGACAAAATGATGCTCGCAACCCTGTGCCGCTTCCAGATCCCGACCTGTTGAGAGTTCATTATGCTCTGGGAAAGATGTTCAACCTAAGTCAAGAGAATACCTGTGTATAG